The following coding sequences are from one Maniola jurtina chromosome 14, ilManJurt1.1, whole genome shotgun sequence window:
- the LOC123871735 gene encoding ATP synthase subunit O, mitochondrial-like, protein MFRIIARKMCSVPKSKNTPIPVFGVEGRYVSALYSAAHQMNQLDEVEKHLRSLQKELTKPKIVDFLETSMVSSADKAKLFKQVGEESGMPPAAVNFLAVVAENGRLKLLKRIIQTFLTVMIAHRNEALCEVITAKPLDDISRQALMKALKTFVQKGKNIQLTEKVDPSIIGGLIVGVEDKHIDLSIARRIQMYTDILKQSV, encoded by the exons ATGTTTCGCATAATAGCGAGAAAAATGTGCTCTGTACCAAAATCAAAAAACACACCTATTCCTGTGTTTG gtgTAGAAGGACGATATGTTTCGGCCCTATACAGTGCGGCGCATCAAATGAATCAACTTGACGAGGTCGAAAAACACCTTCGGAGTTTGCAGAAAGAGCTGACTAAACCTAAAATAGTCGACTTCCTCGAAACTAGTATGGTATCATCAGCTGATAAAGCTAAGCTTTTTAAACAAGTCGGCGAAGAATCAG GGATGCCCCCGGCTGCCGTTAACTTTTTAGCGGTCGTTGCCGAAAATGGCCGATTGAAATTGTTAAAGCGCattattcaaacttttttaaCTGTGATGATAGCACATAGAAATGAAGCTTTATGTGAAGTAATCACTGCTAAGCCGCTCGATGACATCTCTCGTCAAGCTCTGATGAAGGCTTTGAAAACATTTGTCCAAAAGGGCAAAAATATTCAACTAACTGAAAAGGTGGATCCTTCAATTATTGGTGGACTTATCGTTGGAGTTGAAGACAAGCACATCGATTTGAGTATCGCACGAAGGATACAAATGTACactgatattttaaaacagtcTGTCTGA
- the LOC123871724 gene encoding major royal jelly protein 1-like isoform X1 gives MATGFAYEYPRMSTYARRRCSLRQFALGNDFADPQLLDIYKAEMAYGIERFFLLSYCLACCWPPAFGAKNSLRIVKQWSTLEFGFPSPEAKQLALEKRYYVPGASVPIDVDVQHRGGGQKSRIFVTNPRFDEGRPVTLGTVGDDTLIYGYPDYSWHDNQGQNCDGMTSVFRVAIDTCSRLWVMDAGKIGEKQVCPPQLLAFDLNTDQLVYRHKVDPLNYIATSLFITPVLDVRGNDPNDCSDTFVYVADVSGYGLLVVDVANDRSWRVTHRYFYPYPNHGTFTIDGESFDLMDGVLGLAMSPYERGQDRFLYFHALASTTENVVRTSVIRNDSFISNSNANPYSINVFPEERPNQSAAEAMDKDGVLYFGLMEPPGIWCWNSATEFSTRNFHQIAINRETLQFSSGMKIVNNLKGEQELWALTSSFQRVMTGSISDDRINFRIHAEKIPKLLGNSACSMPPRDNSIGDHAHRISGPDIPKYSFKYGAVSYL, from the exons ATGGCCACCGG GTTTGCGTATGAATATCCTCGTATGTCGACTTATGCTAGACGACGATGCAGTCTGAGACAATTCGCACTTGGAAATGATTTTGCAG ACCCCCAACTTTTAGATATTTATAAGGCGGAAATGGCGTACGGTATAGAGAGATTTTTCCTTTTATCGTACTGTCTAGCCTGCTGTTGGCCTCCGGCGTTTGGCGCTAAAAACAGTTTGAGGATAGTGAAGCAATGGTCAACGTTGGAATTCGGCTTCCCGAGCCCGGAAGCCAAACAACTTGCCTTAGAAAAACGATATTACGTCCCCGGTGCTTCCGTGCCGATCGATGTTGACGTCCAGCATAGAGGAG GAGGGCAAAAGTCTCGGATCTTCGTGACTAATCCCAGATTCGACGAAGGCCGCCCCGTGACCCTCGGCACCGTTGGTGATGACACGTTGATCTACGGCTATCCCGACTACTCCTGGCACGATAACCAGGGACAAAACTGTGATGGGATGACTTCTGTATTTAGAGTTGCT ATAGACACATGCAGCCGGTTGTGGGTGATGGATGCGGGGAAGATAGGCGAGAAGCAAGTGTGTCCACCGCAACTACTCGCCTTCGACCTCAACACCGACCAGCTCGTCTACCGCCACAAAGTGGATCCACTGAACTATATCGCTACGTCATTGTTTATCACTCCG GTCCTTGACGTGCGAGGAAATGACCCGAATGACTGTTCTGACACTTTCGTGTACGTGGCCGATGTGTCGGGCTACGGACTGTTGGTGGTGGACGTGGCCAACGACCGATCCTGGAGGGTGACCCACCGTTACTTTTACCCATACCCGAATCATGGTACTTTTACTATTGATG GTGAGAGCTTCGATCTGATGGACGGAGTTCTAGGCTTGGCGATGTCGCCATACGAGCGTGGGCAAGATCGATTCCTCTACTTCCACGCTTTGGCGTCCACCACAGAAAACGTTGTCCGTACCAGCGTTATTCGAAACGACTCTTTCATTTCCAATTCTAATGCTAATCCGTATTCTATTAAT GTCTTCCCTGAAGAACGACCAAACCAGTCGGCAGCCGAAGCTATGGACAAAGACGGTGTCCTATATTTTGGACTTATGGAGCCACCTGGCATATGGTGTTGGAACTCGGCGACCGAATTTTCTACTAGGAATTTCCACCAAATTGCAATCAATAGAGAAACCTTACAATTTTCAAGTGGAATGAAAATAGTTAATAACCTCAAAGGAGAACAAGAATTATGGGCTTTGACCTCCAGTTTCCAAAGAGTAATGACTGGATCAATTAGTGACGATAGAATTAATTTTAGAATTCACGCTGAGAAAATTCCAAAGCTACTTGGCAATTCAGCATGTTCAATGCCACCAAGAGATAATTCAATTGGTGATCATGCTCATCGCATATCAGGACCGGACATCccaaaatattcttttaaatatGGTGCCGTATCATATTTGTAG
- the LOC123871724 gene encoding major royal jelly protein 1-like isoform X2, protein MTTLRQNRVCRSLLNRYDPQLLDIYKAEMAYGIERFFLLSYCLACCWPPAFGAKNSLRIVKQWSTLEFGFPSPEAKQLALEKRYYVPGASVPIDVDVQHRGGGQKSRIFVTNPRFDEGRPVTLGTVGDDTLIYGYPDYSWHDNQGQNCDGMTSVFRVAIDTCSRLWVMDAGKIGEKQVCPPQLLAFDLNTDQLVYRHKVDPLNYIATSLFITPVLDVRGNDPNDCSDTFVYVADVSGYGLLVVDVANDRSWRVTHRYFYPYPNHGTFTIDGESFDLMDGVLGLAMSPYERGQDRFLYFHALASTTENVVRTSVIRNDSFISNSNANPYSINVFPEERPNQSAAEAMDKDGVLYFGLMEPPGIWCWNSATEFSTRNFHQIAINRETLQFSSGMKIVNNLKGEQELWALTSSFQRVMTGSISDDRINFRIHAEKIPKLLGNSACSMPPRDNSIGDHAHRISGPDIPKYSFKYGAVSYL, encoded by the exons ATGACAACACTTCGACAAAACAGAGTATGCCGATCGCTTCTCAATCGTTatg ACCCCCAACTTTTAGATATTTATAAGGCGGAAATGGCGTACGGTATAGAGAGATTTTTCCTTTTATCGTACTGTCTAGCCTGCTGTTGGCCTCCGGCGTTTGGCGCTAAAAACAGTTTGAGGATAGTGAAGCAATGGTCAACGTTGGAATTCGGCTTCCCGAGCCCGGAAGCCAAACAACTTGCCTTAGAAAAACGATATTACGTCCCCGGTGCTTCCGTGCCGATCGATGTTGACGTCCAGCATAGAGGAG GAGGGCAAAAGTCTCGGATCTTCGTGACTAATCCCAGATTCGACGAAGGCCGCCCCGTGACCCTCGGCACCGTTGGTGATGACACGTTGATCTACGGCTATCCCGACTACTCCTGGCACGATAACCAGGGACAAAACTGTGATGGGATGACTTCTGTATTTAGAGTTGCT ATAGACACATGCAGCCGGTTGTGGGTGATGGATGCGGGGAAGATAGGCGAGAAGCAAGTGTGTCCACCGCAACTACTCGCCTTCGACCTCAACACCGACCAGCTCGTCTACCGCCACAAAGTGGATCCACTGAACTATATCGCTACGTCATTGTTTATCACTCCG GTCCTTGACGTGCGAGGAAATGACCCGAATGACTGTTCTGACACTTTCGTGTACGTGGCCGATGTGTCGGGCTACGGACTGTTGGTGGTGGACGTGGCCAACGACCGATCCTGGAGGGTGACCCACCGTTACTTTTACCCATACCCGAATCATGGTACTTTTACTATTGATG GTGAGAGCTTCGATCTGATGGACGGAGTTCTAGGCTTGGCGATGTCGCCATACGAGCGTGGGCAAGATCGATTCCTCTACTTCCACGCTTTGGCGTCCACCACAGAAAACGTTGTCCGTACCAGCGTTATTCGAAACGACTCTTTCATTTCCAATTCTAATGCTAATCCGTATTCTATTAAT GTCTTCCCTGAAGAACGACCAAACCAGTCGGCAGCCGAAGCTATGGACAAAGACGGTGTCCTATATTTTGGACTTATGGAGCCACCTGGCATATGGTGTTGGAACTCGGCGACCGAATTTTCTACTAGGAATTTCCACCAAATTGCAATCAATAGAGAAACCTTACAATTTTCAAGTGGAATGAAAATAGTTAATAACCTCAAAGGAGAACAAGAATTATGGGCTTTGACCTCCAGTTTCCAAAGAGTAATGACTGGATCAATTAGTGACGATAGAATTAATTTTAGAATTCACGCTGAGAAAATTCCAAAGCTACTTGGCAATTCAGCATGTTCAATGCCACCAAGAGATAATTCAATTGGTGATCATGCTCATCGCATATCAGGACCGGACATCccaaaatattcttttaaatatGGTGCCGTATCATATTTGTAG
- the LOC123871724 gene encoding major royal jelly protein 1-like isoform X3, producing MAYGIERFFLLSYCLACCWPPAFGAKNSLRIVKQWSTLEFGFPSPEAKQLALEKRYYVPGASVPIDVDVQHRGGGQKSRIFVTNPRFDEGRPVTLGTVGDDTLIYGYPDYSWHDNQGQNCDGMTSVFRVAIDTCSRLWVMDAGKIGEKQVCPPQLLAFDLNTDQLVYRHKVDPLNYIATSLFITPVLDVRGNDPNDCSDTFVYVADVSGYGLLVVDVANDRSWRVTHRYFYPYPNHGTFTIDGESFDLMDGVLGLAMSPYERGQDRFLYFHALASTTENVVRTSVIRNDSFISNSNANPYSINVFPEERPNQSAAEAMDKDGVLYFGLMEPPGIWCWNSATEFSTRNFHQIAINRETLQFSSGMKIVNNLKGEQELWALTSSFQRVMTGSISDDRINFRIHAEKIPKLLGNSACSMPPRDNSIGDHAHRISGPDIPKYSFKYGAVSYL from the exons ATGGCGTACGGTATAGAGAGATTTTTCCTTTTATCGTACTGTCTAGCCTGCTGTTGGCCTCCGGCGTTTGGCGCTAAAAACAGTTTGAGGATAGTGAAGCAATGGTCAACGTTGGAATTCGGCTTCCCGAGCCCGGAAGCCAAACAACTTGCCTTAGAAAAACGATATTACGTCCCCGGTGCTTCCGTGCCGATCGATGTTGACGTCCAGCATAGAGGAG GAGGGCAAAAGTCTCGGATCTTCGTGACTAATCCCAGATTCGACGAAGGCCGCCCCGTGACCCTCGGCACCGTTGGTGATGACACGTTGATCTACGGCTATCCCGACTACTCCTGGCACGATAACCAGGGACAAAACTGTGATGGGATGACTTCTGTATTTAGAGTTGCT ATAGACACATGCAGCCGGTTGTGGGTGATGGATGCGGGGAAGATAGGCGAGAAGCAAGTGTGTCCACCGCAACTACTCGCCTTCGACCTCAACACCGACCAGCTCGTCTACCGCCACAAAGTGGATCCACTGAACTATATCGCTACGTCATTGTTTATCACTCCG GTCCTTGACGTGCGAGGAAATGACCCGAATGACTGTTCTGACACTTTCGTGTACGTGGCCGATGTGTCGGGCTACGGACTGTTGGTGGTGGACGTGGCCAACGACCGATCCTGGAGGGTGACCCACCGTTACTTTTACCCATACCCGAATCATGGTACTTTTACTATTGATG GTGAGAGCTTCGATCTGATGGACGGAGTTCTAGGCTTGGCGATGTCGCCATACGAGCGTGGGCAAGATCGATTCCTCTACTTCCACGCTTTGGCGTCCACCACAGAAAACGTTGTCCGTACCAGCGTTATTCGAAACGACTCTTTCATTTCCAATTCTAATGCTAATCCGTATTCTATTAAT GTCTTCCCTGAAGAACGACCAAACCAGTCGGCAGCCGAAGCTATGGACAAAGACGGTGTCCTATATTTTGGACTTATGGAGCCACCTGGCATATGGTGTTGGAACTCGGCGACCGAATTTTCTACTAGGAATTTCCACCAAATTGCAATCAATAGAGAAACCTTACAATTTTCAAGTGGAATGAAAATAGTTAATAACCTCAAAGGAGAACAAGAATTATGGGCTTTGACCTCCAGTTTCCAAAGAGTAATGACTGGATCAATTAGTGACGATAGAATTAATTTTAGAATTCACGCTGAGAAAATTCCAAAGCTACTTGGCAATTCAGCATGTTCAATGCCACCAAGAGATAATTCAATTGGTGATCATGCTCATCGCATATCAGGACCGGACATCccaaaatattcttttaaatatGGTGCCGTATCATATTTGTAG